A genome region from Urocitellus parryii isolate mUroPar1 chromosome X, mUroPar1.hap1, whole genome shotgun sequence includes the following:
- the Gabre gene encoding gamma-aminobutyric acid receptor subunit epsilon, with product MLPKVLLFLLNIFLFLQSRVEGPQTALENEDSTRDVVYGPQPQPPSRKLLSEETKPTASVIGRPSGKLPEASRILNTILSNYDHKLRPGIGEKPTVVTVEVSVNSLGPLSILDMEYTIDIIFLQTWYDERLRYNDTFETLVLNGNVVSQLWIPDTFFRNSKRTQEHEITMPNQMVRIHKDGKVLYTIRMTIEAGCSLQMFKFPMDSHSCPLSFSSFSYPKSDMIYKWDNFKLEINEKNSWKLFQFDFTGVSNKTETISTPAGEFMVMMFFFNVSRRFSFVAFHNYVPSSVTTMLSWVSFWIKKESAPARTSLGITSVLTMTTLGTFSRKNFPRVSYITALDFYIAICFIFCFCALVEFAALNFLTYNQKKAHASPKLRHPPLCSRAHAHTCARARAHARQQQEASVCEIVTSEGNDGEEHLSSSAQRPPSPGIPQGPCNMCIRCCDECNKGFKKYFCMIPDCEGSTWQQGCLCIHIYRLDDYSRVLFPVSFFFFNMLYWLVCLNL from the exons ATGTTGCCGAAAGTTCTTCTGTTCCTCCTGAACATATTCCTGTTCCTCCAGTCGAG GGTTGAAGGACCTCAGACTGCCCTGGAGAATGAAGACTCTACCCGTGATGTTGTCTatggcccccagccccagcctcctagCAGGAAGCTCCTCTCTGAAGAAACAAAGCCTACTGCCTCTGTGATTGGGCGCCCATCTGGCAAACTTCCAGAAGCCTCTCGCATTCTGAACACCATCCTGAGTAACTATGACCACAAACTGCGCCCTGGCATTGGTG AGAAGCCCACTGTGGTCACTGTTGAGGTCTCTGTCAATAGCCTTGGCCCTCTTTCCATCTTGGACATG GAATACACCATTGACATCATCTTCCTCCAGACGTGGTATGATGAACGCCTTCGTTATAATGACACCTTTGAGACTCTTGTTCTGAATGGCAATGTGGTGAGCCAGCTGTGGATCCCGGACACCTTTTTTAGGAATTCTAAGAGGACCCAAGAGCATGAGATCACCATGCCCAACCAGATGGTCCGCATCCACAAGGATGGCAAGGTGTTGTACACAATTAG GATGACCATTGAGGCGGGATGTTCACTCCAAATGTTCAAATTCCCAATGGATTCTCACTCTTGCCCTCTGTCTTTCTCTAGCT TTTCCTATCCTAAAAGTGATATGATCTACAAGTGGGACAATTTCAAGcttgaaatcaatgaaaagaaCTCCTGGAAGCTCTTCCAGTTTGATTTTACAGGAGTGAGCAACAAAACTGAAACTATCTCAACCCCAGCTG GCGAATTCATGGTCATGATGTTCTTCTTTAATGTGAGCAGgcgtttttcttttgttgcctttCATAACTACGTCCCTTCTTCTGTGACCACGATGCTTTCCTGGGTTTCCTTTTGGATCAAGAAGGAGTCTGCCCCAGCCAGGACCTCTTTAG GCATCACCTCTGTGCTTACCATGACCACCCTAGGCACCTTTTCTCGTAAGAATTTCCCACGTGTCTCCTATATCACAGCCTTGGATTTCTATATTGCAATCTGCTTTATCTTCTGCTTCTGTGCTCTGGTGGAGTTTGCTGCGCTCAATTTCCTGACCTACAACCAGAAGAAAGCCCATGCTTCTCCGAAACTCCGCCAT CCTCCTCTCTGTAGCCGTGCCCATGCCCACACCTGTGCTCGTGCCCGCGCCCATGCCCGTCAGCAGCAGGAAGCATCTGTGTGTGAGATTGTCACCTCTGAAGGAAATGATGGAGAAGAACACCTGTCTAGCTCAGCCCAGCGGCCCCCCAGCCCAGGTATCCCCCAGGGTCCCTGCAACATGTGCATCAGGTGCTGTGATGAGTGCAACAAGGGTTTCAAGAAGTATTTCTGCATGATCCCCGATTGTGAGGGCAGTACCTGGCAGCAGGGCTGCCTCTGCATCCATATCTACCGCCTGGATGACTATTCTCGAGTTCTTTTCCCagtctccttcttcttcttcaacaTGCTCTACTGGCTTGTTTGCCTTAACCTGTAG